In the Mya arenaria isolate MELC-2E11 chromosome 11, ASM2691426v1 genome, one interval contains:
- the LOC128209087 gene encoding 26S proteasome regulatory subunit 10B, with translation MTSTTDPREKVLSDYRKKLLEHKELEARLKEMREQLKDLTKQYDKSENDLKALQSVGQIVGEVLKQLTEDKFIVKATNGPRYVVGCRRQLDKAKLKSGTRVALDMTTLTIMRHLPREVDPLVYNMSVEDPGDVSYNQVGGLGEQIRELREVIELPLMNPELFQRVGITPPKGCLLYGPPGTGKTLLARAVASQLDANFLKVVSSAIVDKYIGESARLIREMFAFARDHQPCIIFMDEIDAIGGRRFSEGTSADREIQRTLMELLNQMDGFDALGKVKMIMATNRPDTLDPALLRPGRLDRKIEIPLPNEQSRADILKIHAAPIAKHGEIDWEAVVKLSDDFNGADLRNVCTEAGMFAIRAERDYVIEEDFMKAVRKVADNKKLESKLDYKPV, from the exons ATGACATCCACAACTGATCCACGGGAAAAGGTTCTTTCTGACTATAGAAAGAAGCTACTCGAACATAAAGAACTTGAGGCTCGATTGAAAGAAA TGCGAGAGCAGTTGAAGGACCTAACGAAGCAATATGATAAGTCGGAAAATGATCTGAAGGCATTGCAGAGTGTAGGCCAG ATTGTTGGTGAGGTGCTGAAGCAGTTAACAGAAGATAAAT TCATTGTGAAGGCAACCAATGGGCCTCGGTATGTTGTGGGCTGCCGCAGACAGTTGGATAAAGCAAAGTTGAAGTCGGGAACAAGGGTTGCACTGGACATGACTACACTCACAATTATGAG GCATTTACCGCGAGAGGTTGACCCTCTGGTGTACAACATGTCTGTAGAGGATCCAGGAGACGTGAGCTACAATCAAGTAGGAGGCCTTGGGGAACAAATTAGGGAACTCAGAGAG GTGATAGAGTTACCCTTGATGAACCCAGAGCTGTTCCAGAGAGTGGGCATCACCCCACCCAAGGGCTGTCTTCTCTATGGTCCTCCAGGCACAGGGAAAACCCTCCTGGCCAGAGCTGTTGCTTCACAGCTTGATGCTAACTTCCTCAAG GTTGTATCCAGTGCTATAGTGGACAAGTACATTGGCGAAAGTGCTCGACTCATCCGAGAGATGTTCGCCTTTGCCAGAGATCACCAGCCATGTATAATCTTCATGGACGAAATTGATGCCATTG GTGGGCGTCGTTTCTCAGAGGGCACATCGGCCGACAGAGAGATACAGAGAACTTTGATGGAG CTGTTGAACCAGATGGATGGTTTTGATGCCCTGGGCAAGGTAAAGATGATTATGGCCACTAATCGCCCCGACACACTGGACCCTGCGCTCCTCAGACCTGGCAGGCTGGATAGGAAAATTG AAATTCCATTGCCCAACGAGCAGTCTAGAGCGGACATCCTCAAGATTCATGCTGCTCCTATCGCAAAACATGGAGAAATTG ACTGGGAGGCTGTGGTCAAGCTATCAGATGACTTTAACGGAGCCGACTTAAGAAATGTCTGCACAGAAGCAG GAATGTTTGCAATCCGAGCAGAGCGTGATTACGTCATTGAAGAAGATTTCATGAAGGCCGTACGGAAGGTAGCAGACAACAAGAAACTGGAGTCCAAGCTTGACTATAAACCAGTGTAG